One window from the genome of Rudanella lutea DSM 19387 encodes:
- a CDS encoding sulfatase family protein, whose amino-acid sequence MMLHRFLLALFTGLGLVAFRGLPNESIPVFYRPQPHFAITSNLGPDQPNIIWLSCEDMSPHLGCYGDSTIPTPNIDRLAREGVRFTNAYTTAGVCAPSRNAIITGMYQTATGGHNMRTIGNTFPEQTGLPKEYSVVMPSYVKAFPEFLRATGYYCTNNAKTDYQFEAPPTVWDEVGNKATYQKRANGQPFFAVFNNVITHESQVWVRKDLPLRADPDRIKVPPYYPDTKTVRNDMARFFSNIREMDDWVGKMIAQLEEEGLLEKTIIFFWSDHGDGLPFVKREILHRGLHVPLIVRFPDKRLAGTTRNDLVSMIDLAPTVLSLAGIKPPEYMHGQPFFGKHTASKPRGYVFAARDRMDEAYERVRTVHDGQYQYVRNYFPEKPHYQNITFRKQQPMMVEMLRLHGEGKLSPVQSQWFKPTKATEEFYDLKADPFELKNLASDPNYSAQFKRLKQAFEKWQKTVPDLGATPEKELIQTWWKGQNTPPVTADPVVSRLANKLKIECPTEGASIGYRLLGKGKNWNVYTVPLETSPGQTVEVIAQRIGYGASQITTYKM is encoded by the coding sequence ATGATGCTTCACCGCTTTCTGCTGGCACTCTTTACGGGGCTGGGGCTGGTTGCCTTTAGGGGATTACCTAATGAATCGATCCCTGTTTTCTACCGACCACAACCCCATTTTGCCATTACGAGCAACCTGGGGCCGGATCAACCCAATATAATCTGGCTTTCCTGCGAGGATATGTCTCCTCATTTGGGCTGCTATGGCGACTCAACGATACCAACGCCCAATATCGATCGACTGGCCCGGGAGGGGGTTCGCTTTACCAACGCCTATACCACTGCCGGGGTATGTGCCCCAAGCCGTAATGCCATCATTACAGGGATGTATCAAACGGCGACAGGTGGGCATAACATGCGAACAATAGGCAATACCTTTCCTGAACAGACCGGACTTCCCAAAGAGTATTCGGTTGTTATGCCTTCCTACGTAAAGGCATTTCCGGAATTCTTACGGGCAACAGGATACTATTGTACCAATAATGCAAAAACGGATTACCAGTTTGAAGCTCCACCGACGGTATGGGATGAAGTGGGCAACAAAGCCACCTACCAGAAACGGGCCAACGGCCAGCCTTTTTTTGCTGTCTTTAACAATGTCATAACGCATGAATCGCAGGTATGGGTACGAAAAGACCTGCCCTTGAGAGCTGATCCTGACAGGATTAAAGTGCCTCCTTATTACCCGGATACAAAAACCGTACGAAACGATATGGCCCGGTTTTTCAGCAATATTCGGGAGATGGATGATTGGGTGGGTAAGATGATCGCTCAACTGGAAGAGGAGGGGCTGCTGGAGAAAACAATTATCTTTTTCTGGTCGGATCATGGTGATGGCCTTCCATTTGTAAAACGGGAAATCCTGCATAGAGGGCTGCATGTCCCCCTTATTGTTCGGTTCCCCGACAAACGCTTGGCGGGTACCACGCGTAATGATCTGGTGTCCATGATTGACCTTGCTCCAACCGTGCTATCATTGGCAGGGATTAAACCCCCTGAATACATGCATGGACAGCCGTTTTTTGGTAAGCATACCGCTTCCAAACCTCGTGGGTACGTATTTGCCGCCCGGGACCGAATGGACGAAGCCTATGAGCGTGTTCGGACCGTCCACGACGGACAGTACCAGTACGTCCGAAACTACTTTCCAGAAAAGCCCCACTATCAAAACATTACGTTTCGAAAGCAACAGCCTATGATGGTCGAAATGCTTAGGCTACACGGAGAAGGTAAACTAAGCCCAGTTCAAAGCCAGTGGTTCAAACCGACTAAAGCCACGGAGGAATTTTATGATCTTAAAGCCGACCCCTTTGAGTTAAAGAATCTGGCTTCTGATCCCAACTATTCCGCCCAGTTCAAAAGGCTGAAGCAGGCATTTGAAAAATGGCAAAAAACGGTGCCCGATTTAGGTGCTACTCCTGAAAAGGAATTAATCCAAACCTGGTGGAAGGGACAGAACACGCCACCAGTAACCGCCGACCCTGTGGTAAGCCGGCTCGCAAACAAGCTGAAAATCGAATGCCCAACAGAGGGCGCTTCTATTGGCTACCGACTATTAGGAAAGGGGAAAAACTGGAACGTATATACCGTACCGTTAGAGACCTCTCCGGGCCAGACGGTAGAGGTGATAGCTCAGCGGATCGGGTACGGGGCCAGTCAAATAACAACCTACAAAATGTGA
- a CDS encoding RagB/SusD family nutrient uptake outer membrane protein, giving the protein MKTKQYIGALVFSLSCLACDPLTEIPESNLTADSFYKTPADAVVGINAAYRPLNQTQGFGAILLVVNNLSSDDFYTNPAETNVANHELGQSRATSANIHLLGVWTNQYLALSRANIVLDKLPAINPGNNSTNKVLLDRVGGEAKFLRALVLFNLTRLFGDVPMPLTASTPPEQLNIARTPQAQVYAQIIKDLTEAAAVLPARYTGADIGRPTTWAAKGLLAKVYLQQKDWAQTVTLCNEIMASNTFSLWPNFTDAFNPQNKNGRESLFEVQFAGPGLSQGNIMLRYCLPRNGSLGVGFGLFFPTNDLLNAFEPNDTRRAGTFFNSYVRSNGTRVTFSPDHLRKYNDDAAIAGAYTNDANNNFPLLRYAEVLLMYAEALNETSPADPRALAAMNQVRRRAGLPDSRATTQTAVREAVYQERRVELAGEFNRWFDLVRTGRLVTRLTAAKGAGSGVPAPANPSERNVVMPIPQRELDANASLTQNPGY; this is encoded by the coding sequence ATGAAAACCAAGCAATACATAGGAGCGCTTGTCTTTAGCCTGAGTTGCCTTGCCTGCGATCCCCTCACTGAAATCCCAGAAAGTAACCTTACCGCCGACTCTTTCTACAAAACACCCGCCGATGCGGTTGTGGGAATTAATGCGGCCTACCGCCCTTTGAATCAAACCCAGGGCTTTGGTGCCATACTTCTGGTGGTTAACAATCTGTCTTCAGATGATTTTTACACAAATCCGGCCGAAACGAATGTTGCCAACCACGAACTGGGGCAATCGAGAGCGACCTCGGCAAATATCCACTTATTGGGTGTCTGGACAAACCAATATTTGGCCCTGTCACGTGCCAACATTGTGCTGGATAAGCTTCCGGCTATAAACCCTGGAAATAATTCCACGAATAAAGTACTGCTCGACCGAGTAGGGGGGGAAGCCAAATTTCTGCGTGCCCTTGTTTTGTTCAATCTTACCCGGCTGTTTGGTGATGTGCCCATGCCACTGACTGCATCCACTCCACCCGAACAACTAAACATTGCGAGGACCCCACAAGCCCAGGTTTATGCTCAGATTATAAAGGATCTGACGGAAGCGGCAGCGGTACTTCCCGCTCGATACACCGGGGCAGATATAGGCCGCCCTACCACCTGGGCCGCTAAAGGGCTGTTAGCCAAAGTGTATCTACAGCAAAAAGACTGGGCGCAAACCGTCACGCTATGCAATGAAATTATGGCCAGCAATACCTTCTCGCTCTGGCCTAACTTTACTGATGCCTTCAATCCACAGAATAAAAATGGGCGTGAATCCTTATTTGAAGTTCAGTTTGCCGGTCCTGGCTTAAGTCAGGGAAACATAATGCTGCGTTACTGTCTGCCCCGAAACGGCTCATTGGGGGTAGGCTTCGGGTTATTTTTTCCGACCAATGACCTGCTTAACGCCTTTGAGCCGAATGATACACGCCGGGCAGGCACTTTCTTCAATAGCTATGTTCGGAGCAACGGAACACGCGTAACCTTTTCGCCTGACCATCTTCGTAAGTACAACGACGATGCCGCCATTGCGGGTGCCTATACAAATGACGCCAACAACAATTTCCCTCTGCTACGCTACGCTGAGGTTCTTCTGATGTACGCTGAAGCCCTGAACGAAACTTCACCCGCTGATCCACGGGCCCTGGCAGCCATGAATCAGGTTCGTCGCCGGGCAGGTCTTCCCGATTCGCGGGCTACTACGCAGACAGCCGTTCGGGAAGCCGTGTATCAGGAACGAAGGGTTGAACTGGCAGGTGAATTTAACCGCTGGTTCGATCTGGTACGTACCGGACGTTTGGTCACTCGGCTGACAGCAGCCAAAGGAGCGGGTTCGGGCGTACCTGCACCTGCCAACCCTTCAGAGCGAAATGTTGTCATGCCAATTCCTCAGAGGGAGCTTGATGCAAACGCTAGCTTAACCCAGAACCCGGGTTACTGA
- a CDS encoding SusC/RagA family TonB-linked outer membrane protein, whose product MSRFFLQVCFFVIAACLFAKVNAETPSRLHVNVQVNAATPRILTLRATLLELQSWYKVDILFEEEAMSGISVSSELLDRSATLERNLQVLLTPKGFRFKQISKNAYVVRRARNRTTVGEVESKSGFDMASPIWAHSVMVPVSGITSVTSRVLPDEGISGRVTDEKGDGLPGVSISIKGTTQGTTTDANGNYRISDVRKGSILVFSFVGYKLHEELIQDKTTINVSLIVDNKSLDEVVVVGYGTVKKSDLTGSVASINNTELNKTLNTSLDQSLQGRAAGVQVTQSNGQPGGGLSIRVRGGNSITGTNEPLYVIDGFPVGGSPNAGVSLGADVNPLASINPNDIASIEILKDASATAIYGARGANGVVMITTKRGKAGRSKIDYETYIGTQELVKQVPLLNARQYAELVNDARQQASLAPAFSQRALDSLNTAGTDWQAQIFRRAPIQNHQLTISGGNEKIQYAVAGNYFNQQGIIINSGFNRASVRTNLDVQVTDWLKIGTNLLFSRTNSQIVPTDAAGAGTPGVIWAAQSYSPLSPVFNPDGTYQFSNSEPAIGNPVAYARLVDNKSGTTRFLGSVFADLSLAKGLVLRINAGQDYSNNKESLYIPSNIFLGQPTKGQGTIGVIQANSGLLENTLTYKKKFNQHDFNVLAGYTIQTNQSDRVRASSQNYPFDQIGANNIGLGSTFLAPASNITSSKLVSYIGRVNYAYKERYLFTGTMRVDGSTRFGEGNKYGTFPSGSFAWRAIEEPFMERFSRVISDLKLRTSYGFTGNQAIPLYQSLPLLGGIQTVFNGSIAAGIAPTNISNPNLKWETTAQFDAGIDVGLWSNRVSITLDYYQKQTRDLLINITLPVTSGFETMLKNVGQVNNTGWEFSLSTINLDKKVRWTSSLNLTANRNKVVSLGSINQFLTGTALVNVSNYNIVRVGEPVGSFFGLINDGIFQNQSEIDASAQKTARPGDRRYRDLNGDGIIDTNDRTLIGNAQPKLFGGLVNTISYKGLELSVILNGVFGTEIFNVNRFRLYALGAGSGGATFSGASNNFADAVNRWTPTNPSQTISRANTIYPGDILSTFQIEDGSFVRVRNISLAYNLPSAFLQRIKLRNVRLYLSGQNLLTFTNYSGFDPEVSRFGQTATSAGIDFGGYPLAKLYTVGLNIGL is encoded by the coding sequence ATGTCTCGATTTTTTCTACAAGTCTGCTTCTTTGTTATAGCGGCCTGCCTGTTCGCAAAAGTAAATGCCGAAACCCCCTCGCGTTTACACGTCAACGTACAGGTAAACGCTGCTACCCCTCGTATTCTAACGCTTCGAGCAACCTTACTCGAATTACAAAGCTGGTATAAAGTTGATATCCTGTTCGAGGAAGAGGCAATGTCCGGAATAAGTGTGTCATCTGAATTATTAGATCGTTCGGCAACACTGGAAAGAAATCTACAGGTACTGCTCACGCCCAAAGGGTTCCGTTTCAAACAGATTAGCAAAAACGCCTATGTGGTGCGACGGGCAAGAAATCGTACTACAGTAGGTGAAGTCGAATCAAAGTCAGGGTTCGACATGGCTTCTCCGATCTGGGCACATTCAGTGATGGTTCCCGTATCTGGAATAACTTCAGTTACCAGCAGAGTCCTTCCTGATGAGGGAATATCAGGTCGGGTGACTGACGAAAAAGGAGATGGGTTACCGGGAGTTAGTATTTCTATCAAAGGGACAACGCAGGGAACTACTACCGACGCAAATGGTAACTACAGGATTTCTGACGTAAGGAAAGGGAGTATATTGGTATTCAGTTTTGTGGGATATAAGCTGCACGAAGAGCTGATCCAGGACAAAACCACCATCAACGTATCCTTAATCGTTGATAATAAATCTCTCGACGAAGTAGTAGTCGTGGGCTATGGTACAGTGAAGAAAAGCGACCTGACGGGGTCGGTGGCTTCCATCAACAATACTGAACTCAACAAAACGCTCAATACTTCCTTAGATCAAAGTTTACAGGGACGGGCTGCGGGTGTGCAGGTAACCCAGTCGAATGGTCAGCCGGGGGGTGGTTTGTCTATCCGGGTACGGGGAGGCAACTCAATTACCGGGACGAATGAGCCACTGTATGTGATTGACGGGTTCCCGGTAGGAGGCAGTCCAAATGCCGGGGTTTCATTGGGAGCAGATGTTAATCCTTTGGCCAGTATTAACCCAAATGACATTGCAAGCATTGAAATTTTAAAGGACGCTTCGGCCACAGCTATTTACGGAGCCCGGGGTGCTAATGGCGTTGTGATGATTACGACCAAGCGAGGTAAGGCCGGCCGTTCGAAAATTGACTATGAAACGTACATTGGAACACAGGAACTGGTAAAACAAGTCCCTTTACTAAATGCCCGGCAATATGCTGAACTCGTCAACGACGCTCGGCAACAAGCGTCTCTAGCTCCGGCGTTTTCGCAACGGGCCTTAGATAGCCTGAATACTGCTGGAACAGATTGGCAGGCCCAAATTTTCAGGAGAGCTCCTATTCAAAATCATCAGCTCACCATTTCTGGAGGAAACGAAAAGATTCAGTATGCTGTAGCCGGAAACTATTTCAACCAGCAGGGAATCATTATCAATTCTGGCTTTAATCGGGCTAGCGTACGTACTAATCTGGATGTGCAGGTTACAGACTGGTTGAAAATTGGCACCAATCTATTATTCAGCAGGACCAATAGTCAGATTGTCCCAACCGACGCAGCAGGTGCCGGCACTCCAGGTGTCATCTGGGCGGCACAAAGTTATTCGCCCCTATCTCCGGTTTTTAACCCGGATGGAACCTACCAGTTTAGCAACTCTGAACCTGCCATTGGTAATCCCGTAGCCTATGCCCGGTTAGTGGATAATAAGAGCGGTACAACACGTTTCCTGGGTTCTGTTTTTGCCGATCTTAGTTTGGCAAAAGGCTTGGTGTTGCGCATAAATGCGGGCCAGGATTACTCCAATAATAAGGAGAGCCTCTACATCCCGAGTAACATTTTTCTAGGTCAGCCGACCAAAGGACAGGGGACAATTGGGGTAATACAGGCCAATTCTGGGCTGTTGGAGAATACCTTGACCTACAAAAAGAAATTTAATCAGCACGATTTTAATGTGCTGGCTGGTTATACAATCCAGACGAACCAATCTGACCGGGTAAGGGCTTCGAGCCAAAACTACCCCTTTGACCAGATCGGCGCTAATAACATTGGCTTGGGAAGTACCTTTTTAGCACCGGCCTCTAATATCACCTCTTCAAAACTAGTGTCGTATATAGGTAGAGTGAATTACGCTTATAAGGAACGGTATTTATTCACAGGAACGATGCGTGTGGATGGCTCAACACGCTTTGGAGAAGGAAATAAATATGGCACGTTTCCTTCTGGTTCCTTTGCCTGGCGGGCCATTGAAGAGCCTTTCATGGAACGTTTCTCGAGGGTTATCAGTGATTTAAAGCTACGCACAAGCTATGGCTTTACGGGCAATCAGGCCATTCCTCTCTATCAGTCACTTCCCTTACTAGGAGGAATTCAAACGGTGTTTAATGGAAGCATTGCAGCCGGGATTGCACCAACGAATATCTCCAACCCAAATTTAAAATGGGAAACAACCGCACAGTTTGATGCAGGTATTGATGTTGGACTCTGGAGTAATCGGGTTTCAATTACATTAGATTATTACCAGAAGCAAACCCGTGACTTACTCATCAACATCACCCTTCCAGTAACCTCGGGCTTCGAGACCATGCTTAAGAACGTGGGGCAGGTAAACAACACTGGCTGGGAGTTTAGTCTCTCAACCATTAACCTGGACAAGAAAGTACGCTGGACCTCTTCACTCAACCTGACGGCTAACCGAAACAAAGTGGTCAGTCTGGGAAGTATCAATCAGTTTCTGACAGGGACAGCCCTGGTCAATGTATCTAATTACAATATTGTGCGGGTTGGTGAGCCGGTTGGCTCGTTCTTCGGGTTGATCAATGATGGTATTTTCCAGAACCAGTCTGAAATTGACGCTTCGGCCCAAAAAACAGCCCGCCCCGGCGACCGGCGTTATCGCGATCTCAATGGCGATGGTATTATTGACACGAACGACCGAACACTGATTGGAAATGCACAACCCAAACTCTTTGGTGGTTTAGTCAATACAATTTCCTATAAGGGGCTCGAACTGAGCGTTATCCTTAACGGCGTTTTTGGCACTGAAATATTCAATGTAAACCGGTTCCGCTTGTACGCTCTTGGAGCCGGTTCGGGGGGCGCAACCTTCTCTGGAGCCTCCAACAATTTTGCTGACGCAGTGAACAGATGGACGCCCACCAATCCGAGTCAGACAATCAGTCGGGCGAATACAATCTACCCGGGTGATATCCTCTCTACCTTTCAGATTGAAGACGGTTCTTTTGTGCGGGTCCGCAATATCTCTCTGGCCTACAATCTACCCAGTGCTTTTCTCCAGCGAATCAAGCTGCGAAACGTACGCTTGTACCTCTCCGGGCAAAATCTGCTGACATTCACGAACTATTCCGGTTTTGATCCAGAAGTAAGCCGTTTTGGGCAGACGGCTACGAGTGCCGGAATCGATTTTGGGGGGTATCCTTTAGCTAAACTCTACACTGTTGGTCTCAATATCGGCTTATAA
- a CDS encoding arylsulfatase, with amino-acid sequence MKFKSPDRNQVNPVKWGQRLLFFVGLLVLAPYAKAQPLNSKESRPNIIYILADDLGYGNLTCYNPSSRVSTPNLDKMAQEGTRFNRFYAGSTVCAPSRCALMTGLHTGHNYIRGNGEVDLREKDSTLAQYMKQAGYTTGMFGKWGLGKENTAGAPQLKGWDEFVGYLDHRHAHNYYTDHLWQVRRGNLSRLPLDTTVYTHDVILNNALSFIEANQKRPFFLYLPVTLVHAELTAPPSDLKPFLTADGKSRLAPETPYFQKPAPNLYKSQPLPHAAFAAMLNRLDSDVGRLLALLKKLNLDQNTLVIFTSDNGPHNEAGADPEFFDSNGPLRGIKRDLYEGGIRVPMIARWPGRIPANRVDNSVWANWDMLPTFCRLINVTSPAGIDGLSMLPLLLGKQPASKHPYLYWQLGEGIFKQAILKEDWKLIRLKAPGKPEVLELYNLKTDEAEKNNLATQNPAKLAELQRDLKSAVTPAEHPFFDYSSFER; translated from the coding sequence ATGAAGTTCAAGTCACCAGATAGAAACCAGGTTAACCCAGTAAAATGGGGGCAGAGATTATTGTTTTTTGTGGGTTTATTGGTCTTGGCACCGTACGCAAAGGCCCAGCCGTTGAACAGTAAGGAAAGTCGTCCCAATATTATCTATATCCTGGCGGACGATCTTGGCTACGGAAATTTGACGTGCTATAATCCATCAAGTCGGGTGTCAACCCCTAATCTGGATAAAATGGCTCAGGAAGGCACCCGGTTCAACCGATTTTATGCGGGTAGCACCGTATGCGCTCCTTCTCGTTGCGCACTGATGACAGGCCTTCACACTGGTCATAATTATATACGCGGAAATGGTGAAGTTGACCTCAGAGAGAAAGATTCAACCCTTGCCCAGTACATGAAACAAGCAGGCTACACAACGGGTATGTTTGGTAAGTGGGGCCTGGGGAAAGAAAATACAGCGGGAGCGCCCCAGCTAAAAGGCTGGGATGAGTTTGTGGGCTACCTGGACCATCGTCACGCTCACAACTATTACACCGACCACCTCTGGCAGGTTCGGCGCGGAAATTTAAGCCGCTTGCCGCTGGATACAACGGTTTATACACATGATGTTATCCTAAACAACGCCCTTTCTTTCATTGAAGCGAATCAGAAGCGTCCATTTTTTCTGTACCTACCCGTAACGCTGGTTCACGCGGAGCTAACCGCCCCCCCTTCAGACCTTAAACCCTTTTTAACCGCTGACGGGAAAAGCAGATTGGCGCCGGAGACGCCCTATTTCCAAAAGCCAGCTCCCAATTTGTACAAAAGCCAGCCCCTTCCCCATGCGGCATTTGCTGCTATGCTCAACAGGCTTGATAGCGATGTTGGACGGTTACTGGCTCTTCTGAAAAAACTTAACCTGGATCAGAATACCCTGGTAATCTTTACCTCAGACAATGGTCCGCATAATGAAGCAGGGGCAGACCCCGAATTTTTTGATTCGAATGGCCCATTGAGGGGCATTAAACGGGATCTGTACGAAGGAGGGATTCGGGTACCGATGATTGCCCGCTGGCCAGGCAGGATTCCAGCCAACCGGGTAGATAACAGCGTGTGGGCCAATTGGGATATGTTACCAACCTTTTGCAGGTTAATAAATGTAACTAGCCCCGCTGGCATAGATGGTCTGTCAATGTTGCCCCTGCTGCTCGGCAAACAACCAGCCTCAAAGCACCCATATCTATACTGGCAACTGGGTGAAGGAATTTTCAAGCAGGCTATTCTAAAAGAAGACTGGAAACTCATTCGGCTGAAGGCTCCTGGAAAACCAGAGGTACTTGAGCTTTATAACCTCAAAACCGACGAAGCTGAAAAAAACAATCTGGCTACGCAGAACCCGGCCAAACTGGCAGAGCTTCAACGTGACTTGAAATCAGCGGTTACCCCTGCCGAACATCCCTTTTTCGACTATTCGTCTTTCGAACGTTGA
- a CDS encoding FecR family protein, translating into MKAPVNKDFLFTHFEGRTTPMQRQILREWLFEASHQEIYYEYLQEWEQLHPQLITNPEQAYARFQSQINRCVSQSLPKKQPNRFLTVKFIAACLTAVILSLTGLWTLQETIFYKTESTNYGETKSLELPDGSQVILNANTQLTYPRFGFGKTDRQVMLKGEAEFDVRHTENQLRFVVNMERDVRIVVLGTKFVVNARPRGTQVILSRGKVQLNYAYRQTRQSITMTPGEQVRLSANTPPQRSIAVNRSSVTNWKEHLYEFNKTPLPEVVNLLEDNFGLKVQLSPEMTTKTITGQFHANTGDELLKALSELYNVQIQKSGNSVVLKPAIYAAE; encoded by the coding sequence ATGAAAGCTCCTGTAAATAAGGATTTCTTATTCACCCATTTTGAGGGCCGAACCACACCGATGCAACGACAAATTCTTCGGGAATGGCTGTTTGAAGCAAGTCATCAAGAAATATATTATGAGTACCTACAAGAATGGGAGCAGCTTCATCCCCAACTAATTACCAATCCCGAGCAGGCATACGCCCGATTTCAGAGTCAAATCAATCGCTGTGTAAGTCAGTCATTACCTAAAAAACAGCCTAACCGGTTTCTCACGGTCAAGTTCATAGCCGCTTGTTTAACTGCTGTCATTTTAAGTCTTACCGGTTTATGGACCCTGCAAGAGACGATTTTTTATAAAACGGAATCGACAAACTACGGGGAAACAAAGTCGTTAGAGCTTCCTGATGGGTCGCAGGTGATCCTAAACGCGAATACTCAATTAACCTATCCACGTTTCGGTTTTGGAAAAACTGACCGACAGGTTATGCTCAAAGGCGAAGCAGAATTTGATGTCAGACATACAGAAAATCAACTTCGCTTTGTGGTAAATATGGAGAGGGACGTTCGGATTGTCGTGTTAGGAACAAAGTTTGTTGTTAACGCTCGCCCTCGGGGTACACAAGTAATCCTTAGCCGCGGAAAAGTACAGCTCAATTACGCGTACAGACAAACCAGGCAATCGATAACCATGACCCCTGGGGAACAAGTTCGGCTTTCAGCTAATACTCCTCCTCAACGAAGTATTGCTGTTAATCGAAGCTCAGTAACCAACTGGAAGGAGCATCTCTACGAGTTTAATAAAACCCCCTTGCCTGAAGTTGTAAATCTTCTTGAAGACAACTTCGGCCTGAAGGTGCAGCTGTCGCCGGAGATGACAACTAAAACGATTACCGGGCAATTCCATGCAAATACAGGTGATGAATTACTGAAAGCCCTGAGCGAACTGTACAATGTACAAATCCAAAAATCAGGCAATTCAGTAGTCTTGAAACCAGCCATTTACGCAGCTGAATGA
- a CDS encoding formylglycine-generating enzyme family protein — MMSRGYFELFLCLSLISLTMGCKPEPSGLSITPTLTVFAERPDKPSQFPKPTHVPSGMVYVPAGVTFIGADDGMEWEKPRFWVQVKPFLMDEHPVTVAEFRKFITATGYKTQAEKFGDGGVFDEESKAWLLIRGAYWAYPQGRNHAAAEDNHPVTQVSWHDAQAYARWAGKRLPSEFEWEHAARNATNSQSSYPFGDALQTGSGKYLANTWNGSFPDKNSADDGFRYTSPVGYFGKTPLGLTDMAGNVWQWCSDWKQNYADVVVGKAPNHPTEKVQRGGSFLCEPGWCHGYRVSGRSFTSPETGLMHVGFRCVKDIPNLLTNKP, encoded by the coding sequence ATGATGAGCCGAGGCTATTTTGAGCTGTTTCTTTGCCTAAGTCTTATTAGCCTAACTATGGGTTGTAAGCCTGAACCTTCGGGGCTGAGTATCACCCCAACCCTGACGGTCTTTGCTGAGCGCCCGGATAAGCCATCCCAATTCCCGAAGCCGACTCATGTACCATCAGGTATGGTGTATGTTCCCGCTGGCGTAACATTCATTGGGGCAGACGATGGGATGGAGTGGGAAAAGCCTCGTTTCTGGGTGCAGGTGAAACCCTTTTTAATGGACGAACACCCAGTAACTGTGGCCGAATTTCGGAAATTTATCACCGCAACAGGCTACAAAACCCAAGCCGAAAAATTTGGCGATGGGGGCGTGTTTGATGAAGAATCGAAAGCCTGGCTGTTAATCAGGGGAGCTTACTGGGCATATCCCCAGGGCCGCAACCACGCAGCGGCAGAAGACAATCATCCTGTCACTCAGGTTTCCTGGCATGATGCTCAGGCATATGCTCGTTGGGCTGGTAAACGCCTGCCCAGCGAGTTTGAATGGGAGCATGCCGCTCGTAATGCGACCAACTCACAATCCAGTTATCCGTTCGGAGATGCATTACAGACGGGTTCAGGAAAGTACTTAGCCAATACATGGAATGGATCTTTTCCTGATAAAAATTCGGCTGACGACGGCTTTCGATACACTTCGCCGGTAGGCTACTTCGGCAAAACTCCGCTGGGCCTGACGGATATGGCAGGGAATGTCTGGCAGTGGTGCTCAGACTGGAAACAAAATTACGCAGATGTGGTGGTAGGGAAAGCCCCTAATCACCCAACTGAAAAGGTGCAGCGGGGAGGCTCTTTTCTGTGTGAACCGGGGTGGTGTCATGGCTACAGGGTATCAGGCCGCTCCTTCACCTCACCCGAAACAGGTCTGATGCATGTTGGATTCCGTTGTGTGAAAGATATTCCGAACCTATTAACAAATAAACCATGA